The stretch of DNA ccagctacttgggaggctgaggcaagaggatcccttgagtccaggagtttgaggttgctgtgagcaatgatgataccactacactctagcctgggtgacacagcgagaccctgtctcaaacaaacaaacaaacaaacaaacaaacaaaaccaaaagtaatATGTactcatagaaaaaaattccaacaaaGAAGTTTACAGAGTAGAAAACGGACGCTATGTGTCCTCCCAGACTGCTGCTGTGAATGAGCATGTGCGCTGAGTGGTGAGGGCTCACGTTTCCTGAGCATCTTCCACGTGCTCGGCACCACTCCATGTGCTTCCCATGAATTCATCATCTCATTTACTTTTCACAACAATCTTACACAGTAGATGTAATCATCACCCTCATCTCGAAGGGGAGAACACTGAGAGCCACAGGTGGGAGGTGCAATTTTGGCCAGGGTGGCCAGTGCAGCCTCACTGGAGCTGATGGCAACAGCGAGAGCAGCGGCCACATGCTGGTCTGGAGGAAGGTGCCTCAAGCAGGAAGAACGGCAAGCGCCAAGGCTCTGCCAGGAGCCAGGCTGAGCACATGTGAGAACAAGACAGAGAATGAGGGAGCTGGCCAGAAGCAGTTCTCGTGGGGCTCAGCAGGCCCTGAGGAGGAGCCCAGATGCAGGTAATAACCTCTGTAAGCCAGCATGGTGGTGCCATGCTGAAGACTTGGTGTTGAGCAGGACAGATGAAGGCTCTGAGAAAACAGCTCTGACCAAAGCTACAACCCGGCTCAAACTGGACCACAGTCCCTGTCTTGAAGACAATGGCCCTTTACACACCATACTTTCTCAGAGAGATGCACAGACACCTCCCAGAAGCCCCTCACACTCTTGCAGATTCTCCCATCTGAACTGCGCTCTCCCTTCAGATGGGCTCTGGGGGCGACACTCCCAAACATACTCTCAGGCACCAAAATCATCAGAGAGCAGTGCTCTGTGATAAGCTCATCTTCTAGACAATCCAAAATAGTCTTATAATAACTTTTTAGATCACTAAATTAAAgatacaaatttaagaaaaattgtcaTAGCCCCACAGATCTCCATGACTGCCTAGGTGGCCTTCAGTTTGGCAAGCACTGCTCAGTAATACCCCATTTGTAGTGGATGGCGGAGCTGGGCTGCACATTCTGACAACAAACACAGCGACCCTTGACTGAAGAAAGGGTCTCCAtgatccttattctataagcctCTAATCTCATTCTTTTCCCTCCACTTTTGACTGAGGAAAAAGCTCATGGAAGGATGGGGACACCTGCCTAGCCCCCAAACCAGCCATGTCAGCCCTGCAGATCAGGGCAAGGTCACATGCTGCAAATCATCCCAGAAGGAGATGACGGTGGGAGGCAGATGTGTGACCTCTACTTCCAGAGGAACACTGGAGCCACCCTGAGGAACCTGGCCCCCAGAACTCTCAAGAGAGCCTCGGTCACGCAGCGACTTCAGCAAGGGCGGCTCCTGCACCAAGGCTGTGCATGCACATCAGCATGGCACGTTGGCACAGTGACCgccatgcatttaaaaaaacgTCAGCTACATGGAGCCGAGCAGTTGCGAGTCACTCAGCAGTGATCACAGACACAGCTGAGGGGGTTTGTGCTGACCAAGCTAATTGCCTGATGTTTGTGTTGGGACATATTTACTTTGGAAAATCCGCAACAACAGCCCAGCACCAAAGTTCAAATCAAAACCCGACTAGTGACCTTGGCTGATTTCATCTCTGTAATACCACTTCTCAGAAGCACAGAGGTAAGTTTGGTTTCTACTATTTCTGCTGattataaattcttatttgtGGTGTTTAGAGATGGCCAACTAGTTCATTTCTCTATTGAACCTCAAATTCAGAAGCTTTTTACACTCTtacaagtagaaaaatatttttacttttcaacatGCCTATTGTAAAATTCTGTTAGTTACATTACTGGGACAATTGGCAAAACTGGAACAGAACTATGGAACAGACAAAAGTATTATACCTATGTTAAATTATTCAAATTGGATAACTGTCCTGTGATTATGTATGAGAAGATCTTTGCTCTTAGGCATTTTTCCTTGAAGTATTAAAGGTTTGGGACATGATATAAGAGACCTGTTCTCAAATGgtccagaaaaaaaatagtatgtgcTTGcctgtgtgtacatacatacatgtatgtacacaaacatgtatatatacatacacacatatatggagatatagaaaattataaggtAAAATGTTCTAAAACGTAAATATCTGGTGAATCTGGGTTAAGGGTATATAGAAGTTGTTCTACTACATTATTCGTTcaattttctgtaagtttgaagttatttcaaaatataaacttttcCAAACTTCAGGTAGTCCCTTCTCTTTCATTCCGCCTACTCTGTTTGGGCCTGAAGATGATGTGACAGGATTTCAGTGTTATTCTCCGAGGCACAACTGAGAATGCCAACCTGGTTCTGTGCAATTAACAAAAAAGTGCCATATGAAGTTCCTAGAGAAAACAAACTTTTGAATGATTTAccttttgttataattttaaaaaattatttaaacaagcCTGTGTTCTTCCTTGGATTGAatgatttatctttaaaaaatattgcttctggctgggcgctgtggctcacgcctgtaatcctagctcttgggaggccgaggcgggcggattgctcaaggtcaggagttcaaaaccagcctgagcaagagcgagaccccgtctctactataaatagaaagaaattaattggccaactgatatatatatataaaattagccgggcatggtggcgcatgcctgtagtcccagctactcgggaggctgaggcagaaggatcactggagcccaggagtttgaggttgctgtgagctaggctgacgccacggcactcactctagcctggacaacaaagcgagactctgtctcaaaaaaaaaaaaaaaaaaaatatatatatatatatattgcttctcttggccgggtgcggtggctcacacctgtaatcctagcactctgggaggccgaggcgggaagatcgctcaaggtcaggagttcgaaaccagcctgagcaagagcaagaccccgtctctaccataaatagaaagaaattaattggccaactaaaaatatatagaaaaaattagccgggcatggtggcgcatgcctgtagtcccagttacttgggaggctgaggcaggaggatcgcttgagctcaggactttgaggttgctgtaagctaggtcggcgccatggcactctagccctggcaacagagagagactctgtctaaaaaaaaaaaattgcttctctTCAAAGATAGTAATCTGGATTTAATCATAACCTAgtgatagttttaaaatgtcataataaGAAGATTTACCTTTTAGATTCATAATTTCAatccatagaaaataaatatattttctccttcctctggtAAAAACTACTTTTGGCTTTTCATCATGTAATGTAGGAATAGAGTGTAAGAGGCTACCAAATATTCTTTCTTGATACCAGGATAAAAACATGAATGCCTTCACCTTGCCTTCCTATCTGGCCTCAGATTCGTCTTCCTGAATGCTTATTTATTTgagctgggttttgttttgttctttaacCTTATTTTTATCTGAGAAAGGACACTTTTAAGTGTAGCCATGCAAGGAGCAAGTTGCCCACTTTCTTCTCTTGTAACCTTTTAAAGTGTATTGCCATTGACACCCATGCCTGATTCTATTTGGAATCTAGGCCCAGCTCTATTTGCAGCCACACACATTAGAAATTGTTTCTAGAAACTGCTTTCCACTGGCAGACTCCGTGTGGCACTGCAGCCTCTGCCAGGTGCTGAGAGGGAGGGTCAGAAAAGTTAACAAATTTCTTCAAAGTCAGTCTTTCCCTCTCCAAAATGTATAATTCAAAAGTCTTTCAGTTGTGACTGAAACAATGTTCCAGCTGATTATTTTAACAGTACTGGAGGGGAAGATCCCAGGAGGGAGGCTGGCAGCAGGGAGTCTAGCTAGGAAGCTACTCCCCAAGCCCAGGCAGTATGGGAGTATCCTGGTGCTCCTGAGCAAACAATGGGGGGCTGGGAGGCTCATCCAACTTGGTATGAATCTAGCCACTGCCCCTCATTAGAGACAGGGATGTTATTTTGAGAGCCCTTACTTTATCACACGTCTGTCCCGACTGGCCTGTGCCCCTGGCTCCATGGGGAGGCCCTTGCAACTCCAGTGTCTGATATGCTGTCTGGAGGTGGGAGACAAGGGTTAGTGAGTAACTTAGAAAGAGACTTCCCCAGGACCCCTGAACTGCCAGGATTCCAGAAGGTTAGTTTTGTAAACCTTTAAAGCCCACACAAAATGTTAGGTGTCTGTTTATCTTCATTGGATGATCCTAAAGTCCATAATCGTAAAACAGCTAAGAACTGGTGCTGCGAGGGCACCTTCCTGGGCCAAAGCCACAGGGAACTTGCTATGTGGATgctgcagggaggtggggccTGCCAGGCCGCCTCTCACCGTGTTGTCTGTTTGCCCTCCCAGCTTTAGCTCTGCCAAAATGAAACACCTGTTCCACCCACTTCTGGTTTCCTTGATCATAACATCTGTGTGTGTGGGCAACAAAGGTCCACTGGACCAGCTCAAGAAGGGAGGAGAAACTGCTAAGTCCGTGGATCCCCTGGGGGAGCAGTTAAATAACAAAAACCTGAGCACACTCGTTCTCCCTGCCGACTTCCACAAGGAAAACACAGTCACCAACGACTGGATTCCTGAGGGCGAGGAGGACGACGACTATCTGGACCTAGACAAGATACTCAGCGAAGACGACGACTATATCGACATCATCGACAGCCTGCCAGTTTCCCCAACAGACTCGGAAGCAAGTGCTGGCAACATCCTCCAGCTTTTCCAGGGCAAGAGCCGGATCCAGCGCCTTAACATCCTAAATGCCAAGTTCGCTTTCAACCTTTACCGAGCACTGAAGGACCAGGCCAACACGTTTGATAACATCTTCATGGCGCCCGTTGGCATTTCTACCGCAATGGGCATGATCTCCCTGGGCCTACAGGGAGAGACCCATGAACAAGTGCACTCGATTTTGCATTTTAAGGACTTTGTTAACGCCAGCAGCAAGTACGAGATCACGACCATTCATAATCTCTTCCGCAAGTTGACTCATCGCCTTTTCAGGAGGAACTTTGGGTACACGCTGCGGTCAGTCAATGACCTTTATGTCCAGAAGCAGTTTCCAATCCTGGATGACTTCAGAACTAAAGTAAAAGAGTACTACTTCGCAGAGGCCCAGGCAGCGGACTTCTCAGATCCTGCCTTCATATCAAAAACCAACAACCACATCCTGAAGCTCACCAAGGGCCTCATAAAAGACGCTCTGGAGAATATAGACCCCGTTACCCAGATGATGATTCTAAACTGCATCTACTTCAAAGGTAAGAAATAGGCTTTTGCATCTCAGAGCAAACTCGCAACATGCGCTCATTTAGTACATGGGTGTGCTGAATGCCAAGACCTGTATTCTAGCTGTAATTTATTCAGGAGAACAAGACACAAGGTGGAATCACGGACAGGGAAGGCCATGCTGAGGTGGCAGTAGCAGCTGGCACTCACGAGCCCTAACCCTGTGCTTTACGCTCACTGAATCTTCACCACAACTGTGTGAGGTCATCAGTTGTAAgtgttcctattttatagatgaagctGCCAggcagagaagtgaaaacatgCTCCAAGGGCATACACAGCTAGTAAGGAGCAGAGTCAATGCTGCACCTAGGCCAGCCGTCACTCGTGATTTGTTAAATTGGAAGGAATAATGTAAAAACCTTTTTAATATTTGGCCAGTGTGGCTCTGagttttttcatttcctttcccaaTTATTAATAAGCAGGAATATGGCCAAGAGGCTGAAGAAATGCATCTGATAAATACTCAGCTTGAGCGCCTGATATTAACACCTATGACTGCTTTCCAGGATATTTTTGCACTCATGGGCAGGTGGGCATGGGGAAATACACCACTGTTTCTTCTGGGCGAGGCACTAGGGTACTTTTTAAGGAGGCTACTACCCTGCCCCCCACATAcacagaggacccctggaagCCTAGAAATAAATGAGCATGGATTTATAAAATCCAGACCTTTCTTTTCAAATGTCTTCACTGGGACCTGCAGAAGAAACCTCTACTTCAGTCTCTGAGTGTTCTGAGGTGCAGGCATAAGGAATGGTTCAGCTTTAGCACTAACTGCCACAACATACAACCACTTTTCTTTGCCACCAAGGGCTGTCAGCTACCAGTGAGGGCCACTCCCTGAGGCCTGGGAGGCCAGCACCTCCTATTAGTTAGCCTCAGCACGGATTTACAGCAGCCCAGACATACCAAAGTCAGAGGCCCTCTTCTGGCTTCTGCTTGAGGAAGGGTGGCCAAAGCACCCCCCACCCCTTGTCAGTACACCTACTCTGTGCCTCAGCTAAGACCCCTTCCACTCCACAAGGCAGCCCCCCCAGGGGGGCTGAAGAGGCCAGGCCCGTAGGGATGAACTGGAGTGCTGAGGTTTGACACCAGAACTTCCACCACAAAGCCAGGCATGAGGCTGGGTTCTCATGGGAATCGAAGGCTGAGTTCCAACAGGCTGtgacattcacacacacaaacatgatATATATATGATGAACATACACATATTCTTTCATTAGTGGTTATAAGTAAGAATTTTGGAATTGAACAAACAGGAGTCTGAGTTCTGGCTTCACCACTTCTcatctgtgtgacctcaggcaagtcattCGATggctctgtgactcagtttccttatcttaatCTGGGAGAGAACACCTACTTCAACATGGCTGTGGGGAGAACTGTAAGAGATAGTGACACAGCACTTAATGTGGCAATATTTTGG from Microcebus murinus isolate Inina chromosome 22, M.murinus_Inina_mat1.0, whole genome shotgun sequence encodes:
- the SERPIND1 gene encoding heparin cofactor 2, encoding MKHLFHPLLVSLIITSVCVGNKGPLDQLKKGGETAKSVDPLGEQLNNKNLSTLVLPADFHKENTVTNDWIPEGEEDDDYLDLDKILSEDDDYIDIIDSLPVSPTDSEASAGNILQLFQGKSRIQRLNILNAKFAFNLYRALKDQANTFDNIFMAPVGISTAMGMISLGLQGETHEQVHSILHFKDFVNASSKYEITTIHNLFRKLTHRLFRRNFGYTLRSVNDLYVQKQFPILDDFRTKVKEYYFAEAQAADFSDPAFISKTNNHILKLTKGLIKDALENIDPVTQMMILNCIYFKGSWVNKFPVEMTHNHNFRLNERAVVKVPMMQTKGNFLAANDQELDCDILQLEYVGGISMLIVVPHKLSGMKTLEAQLTPQVVERWQKSMTNRTREVLLPKFKLEKNYNLVEPLKSMGVTALFDKNGNMAGISDEKITIDLFKHQGTITVNEEGTQAAAVTTVGFMPLSTQVRFTVDRPFLFLVYEHRTSCLLFMGRVANPSRS